The proteins below are encoded in one region of Neisseria bacilliformis:
- a CDS encoding CNP1-like family protein has protein sequence MNTRALAAALILAAAAAHAFDDEKPFNNYKETAADRARATFTESEEALPPYPAASEKWFDIYLGPTEKTKLLIAPSSVRPAADGTVRYIANVRSAQGFDNISAEALYCAPGSFPNSKSKKTAYKTYAYGDPVNRRWIPARNALWQDLGGSPTGGAALRGALYRIWCIDGTPDTAPALVQRLNERGGLRDASGKQSSRDSEI, from the coding sequence ATGAACACCCGCGCCCTCGCCGCCGCCCTCATCCTCGCCGCCGCAGCAGCCCACGCCTTCGACGACGAAAAACCCTTCAACAACTACAAAGAAACCGCCGCCGACCGCGCCCGCGCCACCTTCACCGAAAGCGAAGAAGCCCTACCGCCCTACCCCGCCGCAAGCGAAAAATGGTTCGACATCTACCTCGGCCCCACCGAAAAAACCAAACTCCTCATCGCCCCGTCCAGCGTCCGCCCCGCCGCCGACGGCACCGTGCGCTACATCGCCAACGTCCGCTCAGCGCAAGGCTTCGACAACATCAGCGCGGAAGCCCTCTACTGCGCCCCCGGCTCCTTCCCCAACAGCAAAAGCAAGAAAACCGCCTACAAAACCTACGCCTACGGCGACCCCGTCAACCGCCGCTGGATACCCGCCCGCAACGCCCTCTGGCAGGACTTGGGCGGCAGCCCCACCGGCGGCGCGGCACTGCGCGGCGCGCTCTACCGCATCTGGTGCATCGACGGCACCCCCGACACCGCCCCCGCCCTCGTCCAACGCCTGAACGAACGCGGCGGCCTGCGCGACGCCTCCGGCAAACAAAGCAGCCGCGACAGCGAAATTTAA
- a CDS encoding sulfurtransferase TusA family protein, whose protein sequence is MALHVLDVKGLKCPLPILRAKKALAALEGGEELEVLATDAGAPDDFAAFCRQTGHVLVLSEEADGVFRLVLRHK, encoded by the coding sequence ATGGCTCTGCATGTGTTGGACGTGAAGGGGCTCAAATGCCCGCTGCCGATTTTGCGGGCGAAGAAGGCTTTGGCGGCTTTGGAAGGCGGGGAGGAGTTGGAGGTGCTGGCGACGGACGCGGGCGCGCCTGACGATTTCGCGGCCTTCTGCCGCCAGACGGGGCATGTGCTTGTGTTGTCGGAGGAGGCGGACGGGGTGTTCCGGCTGGTGTTGCGGCACAAGTGA
- the rpiA gene encoding ribose-5-phosphate isomerase RpiA, whose product MTAQDDLKRMAGAKAVEFVPEDEYIGIGTGSTVNYFIQALAASGKTVKGAVSSSNATSAMLEKYGIPEVTLSDVVRVAAYFDGADEVNHSLQMIKGGGGALLREKIVASTADLFVCIADESKYVARLGKFPLPVEVIPHARSLVARQLLKLGGEPQLRVGFTTDSGNEILDVSGLDISRPLTLEDEINQIPGVVENGLFARYTADILILARPGGAEVIKIGV is encoded by the coding sequence ATGACAGCGCAAGACGATCTCAAACGCATGGCCGGCGCGAAAGCCGTCGAATTCGTTCCCGAAGACGAATACATCGGCATCGGCACCGGCTCCACCGTCAACTACTTCATTCAGGCACTGGCCGCCTCCGGCAAAACCGTCAAAGGCGCGGTGAGCAGCTCGAACGCCACCTCCGCCATGCTCGAAAAATACGGCATCCCCGAAGTAACCCTCTCCGACGTCGTGCGCGTCGCCGCCTATTTCGACGGCGCAGACGAAGTCAACCACTCGCTGCAAATGATCAAAGGCGGCGGCGGCGCGCTCCTGCGCGAAAAAATCGTCGCCAGCACGGCCGACCTGTTCGTCTGCATCGCCGACGAAAGCAAATACGTCGCCCGCCTCGGCAAATTCCCCCTGCCCGTCGAAGTCATCCCCCACGCCCGCTCCCTCGTCGCCCGCCAGCTGCTCAAACTCGGCGGCGAGCCGCAGCTGCGCGTCGGCTTCACCACCGACAGCGGCAACGAAATCCTCGACGTATCCGGCCTGGACATTTCCCGCCCGCTCACGCTGGAAGACGAAATCAACCAAATCCCCGGCGTGGTGGAAAACGGCCTCTTCGCCCGCTACACCGCCGACATCCTCATCCTCGCCCGCCCCGGCGGCGCGGAAGTGATCAAAATCGGCGTGTAA